In a single window of the Prochlorococcus marinus XMU1412 genome:
- a CDS encoding VOC family protein, giving the protein MKFSQGVNRIGHIALRVENLERAKSFYIKLGMNLVWDDKDWSYLEAGKGKDGLALLGPSYKAAGPHFAFHFENKKEVENIQNDLKNSGVKVGPIHEHRDGTASFYMKDTEGNWLEMLYVPREGIQSNV; this is encoded by the coding sequence TTGAAGTTTTCACAAGGAGTAAATAGGATTGGTCACATTGCACTTAGAGTCGAGAATCTCGAAAGGGCGAAATCTTTTTATATTAAGCTGGGTATGAATTTAGTTTGGGACGATAAAGATTGGTCTTATTTAGAAGCTGGTAAAGGGAAAGATGGACTTGCTTTGTTAGGCCCTAGTTACAAAGCTGCGGGACCTCACTTTGCTTTTCATTTTGAAAATAAAAAAGAAGTGGAAAATATTCAAAATGATTTAAAAAATTCTGGTGTAAAAGTTGGGCCTATACATGAACATAGAGATGGAACAGCATCTTTTTATATGAAGGATACTGAAGGAAACTGGCTCGAGATGCTTTATGTTCCTCGTGAAGGGATTCAATCGAATGTTTGA